The genomic stretch TCTCATCCTCCGCTCAAACCTTTTTGAGAATTCGTGTTCTATCTCATGATCCGCCGGCAGGGCTTCCAGTTCGCATATGTCCGCCTTGATGACGGCTTCCCTGAGCATGTCGTCGGTAAAATTAATCGTCATCAGAGTTTCCCTCCATTCCCAGAATTTCCTCAAGCATGCGCCTCGCGCGCTCGAGCCGCTTTCTGACCGCCGCCTCGGAAATACCAAGCATCTCCGCTATTTCCGCGTTCGAAAACTCCTGGACGTATTTCAGCTTCAGTGCGTCTTTATATATGACGGGCAGCTTCAGCACGGCCTTTGTGAGGCTATCCAGATTTTCCGTTTGCTCCGGGAGATCTCCGGCGGCGCAAAACACAGCTTCCTCAATCGGAACGGCAGAATACCTTTTCCGGCTGTTATACATGTTGATGGCAACGTTCCTAACAATAATAACAACGTAGTTCCTCGTTTTGTGACAGGAAATTTCGCCCACCTTATCGAAATTCTCAAGTATTTTTAGAAACGCTTGATGCACCGCGTCCTCCGCGAGGCCCTCGTCGTTCAGAATACCGTTTGCGACGTGGAACATGAGCTTTCTGTATGTAAGGTAAAGCGATTCGAATTTGCTCTTTTCGTCATCGCCATCAAGCATCGCCAGATATATCGGGAGCATCTCCAACCATCCCTCCTTTGTGACCTGTGTTTTCCAACGCGCGGTTTTGCGTGCAGCCTGCGACCGGAAAACCGCGCATTAATGCAGCCGCCGACAGTAATATCGTATACTTGCTGGAAAATAATATCAAGCGGCAACATATAATTTGACGTTTTTTGCCGCGGCTGGTTCCCAAATACATATCGACTCGAACAAATCACACACATGAAAATTCAAGGTTTCCCGGCATCTCCGCCGCCGGAAATCACTTTTTTTGAGGGCGGCAAATCACCGGGAAAACCTATATTCTAGTCATTCTTTACATTTTATTTTCAGCGTCAGATGCCGTACGGCAGATTTGCATCTGCGCCCCAATTAATACCCCTGGTCATAAATAAGCCATGGGCTGTTTTTATCATCCCGTATTAGTATCATGCTCCAGTTTTCATAGACTCCCTTATTCCAAGGCCCTGTAACTTTGTCGGGATAATCTATATTAAAGCTCACCTTGAAAACTATAATGTTTTCCGGTTCAACAAATTTCCCGCCAGACTTGTAGCTTTTACGCATACTATCCTGGGAATCATAATCAATGCTTAAAAGTGTGCGTTTTTCCGTACCGAAGAGCTGGACATTGCCGCTTTTTACCCTCTCAAGCGTACGGCCCTCCCTCGGGTACATCGTTGCAAGTATTGCCTCCGCATCCTTTGCTGCAACAGCGCGATAGTATTCCTCCACAACCGCGCGGGCTGCGGCCACTTCTTCTTTCGTAAACTCCGGCATGACGACCTCTTGCGATTTATTTCCCTTTGTAGTATTCCATTTATCAACAGCCATTAGGGCTTCTTTGATTATTTTTTCTGTTTCAGGATCAACATCCTTGTTTTCATCCAATAACTTCTTTACAATATCTTCGCAAAGGGTCGCGGCAATGTGGCCCCGCAACCCTTTATCCCCGCTTTCAAGTATGTCAATAAGATAAGGTAAAGCTTGGGTTTCTAATGCAAGAATCGCATTATATTCTGCTTGATGGGCATTGATATAGTCCTGAGGATTGGGAGAATTTTTAGGCGAGGACATAATTGTAGCAAGATTTTCCTCTATTAGGCTTGCAATTCTATCGGAGCTTTTTTCATCTCCTATCTGTTTTTTCAAGAAAGTTAATGTATTGCCGATCTGTTCTATATGTGCCTCATCAGCCCATAAAATAAGGTAATGGTACAGAGAACCGTTTATTTTAACAGCGTCCGGGTATTTTACAATCAATCCCGCCTGATTTTTCATCTCTTCTGGCTGGTCGGCCGAAGGCAAAATGAGCCTTGCCTCCTGTCCATCAACCAGGCGTTTAACAATTTTCGGATCGGAACCGTAAGGATTCAGCTTGTGAAATGCGTCATTCTTCGTTACTTCATCGATTGACAAACTTTCGCCATTAATTGCTCCGACCTGGAAAAAGCCATCTTCTCCTTCATATCTTTCAACAAAGTTGGGATTTAATTTCCAATAAGACGGATATTTAAAGGAGATTTTATAGTCCTCAGATATGTATGCTGCACTTTCAGATGGATTTGCGGCAAAAGCAATCGCAGCCCCGCAAACAGCCACAACCGCAACCATTATGACCCAAAATGCAGGTTTCTTAAAATTGAGTATATTTTTTATTCTGGTTTTTACATAGCTCTCGCCGAATGCTAAAGGATTCGCCGCCAAAAGCCCTTTTCTTTTCACCGATAGTGTTAGGAGGGAATTTGAATAGCCGCCCTTTGCGCTGTCACCCAGCCTATGCAGCACGCTCTCATCGCAGGACATCTCCATGTCCCGGCTCATGAGCGCAAAACACAGCCACATGAGCGGATTGAACCAGTGAAGGATGAGTGCAAGAAAAGCAAGCGGCTTTATCAGATAATCCTTCCTGCGGATATGTGTACGCTCGTGCTCCAGTATATAGGACAGGTTGGCATCTCCAATGTTTGCAGGCACATAGATTTTCGGGCGGATAAAGCCGCATACGAAGGCTGTGCCGATGGCATCAGTTTCAAAGACATTGGCCTCCACACGAATCGCAGTCTGAAGTTTTCTTTTAATTTTTACATAAGAAACAATACTATAAACCAGCAGGGCAATAACGCCAAAAATCCAAATAAGGCTAAAAACAGCCATCCATATTTGCATGGGATTCACGCTTGCCACCGGAATAGCGGGAGGCAGAGAAGCATTCGCCGCGCTGTCAATGCTGCCAATGCCGGACTGAATCGCAGGCGTATGCATCAACCCTATATTCTGCGGTACAAACTCAGATACTCCGATTCCTTGCTTCGCATTCAGGTTTATCAGATTGAAAAAGCTAAAAGCTGAACCGAAAGAAAATGGGCATACAAGACGGAAAAGCACCGGTATCCAAAGAATATAGGAAAAAACCTTCGGCGCTTTTCTTAAAAACAGGCGGACAAGAATAATGCCAATAGCTACATATGATGCAGTGATACTCATGTTCACAATAGATATAAATAAATCTTGCAACAAGCTCATTTCACCGCCTCCTCTATAATCCGCTTCAGTTCCTCGGCCTCCTGTTCGGAAAGCTTACGGCCGCTCAGGAAGGCAGTCAGAAATTTCGGCAGCGACCCGTCAAATGTTTTTTCCAACACGGCTCTGCTTTCATATCTCTGCACATCTTCACGCTTAACCAATGAAGTAACGGTCGCATCCTTGTTTTGCAGAATACCGCGCTCGCAAAGCTTTTTTAATACAGTGTAGGTGGTTGACTTTTTCCAGCCGAGTTTATCAGCGCATAACTTTACAAGCTCAGTGGAATTGATCGGTTCGTTGTCCCAGATTATACTGACAAATTTATATTCCGCATCAAACAGCTTATATTTTTCCATGCAGTTGCCTCCTTGGGTTTATTTTAATAGACCTAATTAAAGTCTATCGCGTTCGACCCAATATGTCAATAGCGAAATATGAATTAAATTGCATTTTTGCAGATCATATTGATTTTGTTAAAGCACAAAAAGATTCAAGTTATAGACATGTTCCCTCGAACATATCAAATCATTTCAAATTACGTCTTTTTCGTCAACACAACCCCTCCCGCCAAAATCCGCCCCGAAAGGCTGTGGATGTGTTTCCACGAACAACCATACACATAAAAATACAGGGCTTCCCAGTATCTCCGCCGCCAAAAAACACATTTTCAGCAGATGGTAAATCACCGGAAAACCCTGTATTCAAGCCGTTTTTCAGGCGCTTATTTATTTTTTACATTTGTCATCAATACTATGCACTCAACGTGGCACGATAGGCTCACCTTGATGTCTGGACTGTGTTTTTCTATTTATCCGTTCGCGGGAATAGGTCGATAGTGGTTTTTATGGGGTTTTTCCGTTCGTGGAAACATGTCCACAGCATTTTATGGCTTTTATTCGTTCTCGGAAACAAGTCGACATGGGCAAAATAAAAAGCTGCTATAGCATACGGTCCTCCTTATCAGGTCGTTTTCCTATAATGTGTTTTGTCTTATCTATAGGAAACGGAACTTTAGCCGGTTCAAAGTATTCAATTCCTTCAACGATAGCGATCCGCTCAGCGTTGTTCGAGCCAACCGGCACAATCACTCTATCCCCAACCTTAATACTCTCGTCTTCGGTTTGGTAATAGTATGTATTGCCGTCCTCACCGAACGAAACACTGCAATAGATGACTTCACCTATCTTGCGTCCAGGCTTTTCATCGTCGTCATAGTCATCATCTTCATCGTCATACTCTATTCCGAACAAGGCGAGGAGTGCCTCCCAGTTCTCCGGATAAGTATTGTCACCGCCGTACATCAACCCGTGAGAACCCTCATAGCGCACAAACAGCGACCACTGAGTGCCGTCACAGATTAACATTTCGCCCTCTTGCGGATACCCGGACTTCCAATACTCCGTATGGATGTTGTTCCATTCAGCAATAAGCTGCTCTGTCTCTCGAACGGAATACCGCTTCTGGGGTTGCGCCTCCGTCAGAAACTTTCCGGTAAACAGAAATGCTCTTTTATCGGTAAACAAAAGATGGTAAATATCATAGCCGCCGTATCCGCCTATTTCAAAGTAAACTTCAGAGAGTTTCTTAGGCGTCGCCTGCCAGTCAATATCCTTAAGGCGCTTAAGCCATTTGACGAATTTCGCTTCTTTGAATGAGTCAATCTCGTTGTAGTTCCAGTGACATCCGGAAATGAGCTCTCTATGGATGATTGCCAACACGGTAAGCGCATCAAGAGCATCAACATTTCCTTTGGCTACTTCGGCTTCATTGAAGTTTTTACCCCGCAGGATGGAAGTATAAAAAACTCCGTCTTTGCAATATTGCGGATAGTTTGTCTCGATAAAATGCATAAATTCATCATAAAATTCATGAAATAGTACTTCATACGGCGGTTCATGTATGTAATCGCTAACGGTTGATACTGTCGGTGACAGCTTTCCGATATATTTTGTCAGTAAATTGAAGCGAGAACCGTCCTTGCCGATAAAAACTTCCCATTCGTCATAGATTGCCCGGAGTTCATCGTCCAAATAGCTCAAAGCTTTATCCCGGATATCATTCGGTACACCGTAATACGCTTCAGCAATTGCTCCCGTTATTGCGGCTATTGTGTCGCTGTCGCCGCCAAGTGATATTGCTATGCGAATAGCGTCCTCGAACGACTTTGATTCAAGGAAGCAGTCAATAGCTTGCGGCACGGTTTCCTGACAGGTCTCATTGAATTTATAAGTCGGGCGTATCTCATCAATAGTAAAATCAAGTGGATAGTAGTCTTTTGAGATTCTGTCTCGGATTTCGCTTTTCAGGAAGCCGCGGCGCGCCATGTAAACAGCGACCGAAACTGCTTCCGCGCCTTTGATACCTTCCTCATGATTGTGCGTGACTGAGGTTATTGTTTCTGAAAGACTGGCAGCTTCTGATTCGGTACGAGCAGCAAACCCGGCAGGGCTAATGCGCATAGCCGCTCCATTACCGAAGCTTAAATACGGCTCCGGATTATCACTGAACACCCAGCGGGCAAACATTCCACCGTAACCGCAGTCCGGATACTTACGTCCAATTTCTTGCATATATTTTACCGTTAGTTTACCAAGCAACTGGTGATAGTCACCATTTGAACCGTAACCACTTATCGACGGCTCAATGCTTTTTTCAGTTTCCATGATTGCCTTTGCGACGGCGAGGGTCATTATGCTGTCGTCGGTTGCAAAGCAGCCTTCAGCGAACAGGTCAAAGTCCTTATCCCTGTGGTTATTGAATTCGAAACGCGACCCTACAATGTCGCCGATAATTGCTCCGAGCATAGTTTTCACCCCATTCTTCAATAGTTCGCATATTTATCTGCGCTTCGCTCCATATACGCCAGCCATTCATACTCCGTTTCTATTTACTGCAACTCCTTTTTAAGTTTTTCAAGTAACAGTTTTTCTCTTTCCTCAAGAAAAACATCGAAATTACCAAATGACAAATCAACATCCGGTATATAGTGTTTCTTTTTATAATCTGCAAGTTCTCCAGCAGGAACCTTTTTACTAAGCCATTTATCAAAATCCATAGCCTTCTTTTCAATATTAGGGATATTCTCCAATAATTGCAGATTGCCAATATAGTTGCAGTTTTCGATAAAATCGTTTATTTTGCTTTGAGGGACGCCTTTAGCAGCCAGCCGCTTGGCAGTAAATTCACTTTTGGGGAAAATATGGTCAACATGAAAATTATGCCGCAAATCAGCCCAGGGGTATAATATTGAAAGAATTACCAAAGTATCACCCTGTCCGTACTTCGAATACAGCAGATTGTTTATGTCGTCCTCGGTAAATTGCAGAGTTCTGTTAGTACCTTTGAAGCGTTCAATGATTTTCTCCAATGGGAATCCGTTTGATCCGTATTGTTTGATTATGTCTCGAACCGGTTTTAATACACCGTCGGGTGAAAAACTGAATACTCGTTTAAGTAATGAAGATACAAACCACTGTTTAATATTGCGCCTATCCTCAATCCTTGAAGTGGATATTTCAAAGTTGTTTGGTAAGCCAATAGTTTTCAAGTAATAGGCAACCGGGATTATCAGGTTATTTGATGTGATGTTCTCCCGACTGAATCCAAAGCTGCTAATCAGCGTCAGTGCATCACGGATTGCCTTTGTAATGTTATCCCATTCGCTTTCTATTTTCAGCATATTGGTGCGGTTGAAATTATCTACCTTAAATGTGATATCCTCCATATCACACAAAACGAGACATGCTTTCAGGACAGCATCCTTGTTGATGTTAAAGCCATGCCCGATTTCGTTTATCTCATCGACAAAATCATTTATTTCCTCACGGGCATCCCGATTCTCCCACTGTGCCGTCGCAAAAGATAGCAAGAGGTCGGAATAACTGAGAGTAGTTCCTCCGCTGTTTACGCGAATAAAAATATTCAGCACCTTGTCAAGTTCCGCACTTTGCTCCAAGTAGTAACTGATTATAGGATTTACATGGATTACCTTATGTAGCTTGAATAACGCTCGATTCGCAAATTTCCCTTTTTCTTTATCGGGAGTTGACAATAAGCCCGACTCAAGCAGGTAATCATTTACTTCGTCCTGTTCTTTTAAATCCAGTATTTTGCCGACAGGAAACCAGTGATGGTTATCATCATTTGCTTTCGCTTCCGTATCGGTAAGAAACTCAAAATCATATTCAAAGTCCTCATCTTCCGGCCTTGAAAGCAGATTCAAATATAATTTTTTCTTTGGGTATGCCTGGGGATTGTCCCAGCGTTTATATGGCAACTTATCAGCATATGTCCCTTTCAAGGAGATATAAAGCGATGTCAGCCGTTGTTGACCATCCAGCACTGCCATAACATCGTCGCTGCCGCTAATATTTGCTTTTGGGTTGTGACGATTATCCTTTTTGTGATAATCCCGCAGAAATTCATAGAACTTGAAGTCAGATGCCTTCTCTTTCGGGACCTTCCAAAATAAAAATGCGTTGATAGGATAATCACGCATAAGACTGTCAAATAATTTTTTGATTTGCTCTTGACTCCATACAAATTCCCTTTGTATGGACGGCAAAAGATATTTTTTTGCATGAATGTCTGTTATAACCTCATTGATAGTTAGCGGCGTTTGAAACGACATAACGAAATCCTCCATTATCAATAATTATTTATCACCAAGGGGAAATCCTGTATCTCAATATAATTTATTGCAGAATGGCTGTCCCCATCAGAAGTTAATCCTCTCGCTCAGCATTTTCATCAAAAATTCTATCAAGTTCTTCATTTGAAGTAATGCCGCGCACTCTATTTCTAACAGGCGTTTTCGACATATCAAGGCGATAAAAATGGTCGCGGCCATCTACTCCTCGTTTTTGTCGAATCAACTGAATCCGTCCAAAAACATCCCAATGCTTCTCAGCAAACTTCGCTAAGCCCACTGCCTTGGGGTAATTATCCTTGCGACTTGGGTCATGCGGTTCCAATATATCAAAAATGTACCCTTGTGCATCGGCGCGGACAATCACTAAATCCGGGAACATGGAAGTGGTTATACCGCCGACTTCATACGGGATTTCAAGTGACCATTTTTTACGGTCGAGATTACGAAGCCAGCAAACAGCACCATTGTTCAGCTCTTCTGCAACAACTCCGCTTTCCCAGGGGTTCAGCGTTGCTTGGAATATCCCGTCCTCAGAGCAAAAGAGGTGCTGTTCAAGCTTAATGCTATCATCCGATACAGAGAAATCGATTGAATCCGGCAATACCCACGGTACAGCTATCGGTTGGGCTGAAGCATTGATTAATCTTTCATAGACAATCTTTCGCGCTTCGTTCAGCTTTGCGATGGCGCGTTTGTTGTTTTCGTAAAGATTAATAAATTCTTTCTCCGCATAGGTATCTATCCGCTCCATAGCGTCCGTATCACTTGTGAGAACAATAATTTCTTTTTTTATATCGATATGGTCGCGGGTACTGTGCCGGATCCAATACTCCTTATGCAAGCCCTCTCCCAAGAGCTTTCCGGCTTGTTCAAAATGCCGGGAAATATCAAATTCGGATACCGTCATAGTCTGTGTCGTCTCATCAAAGGAATAGGCATTGTCTCCATATTCAAATATCAGCGTCCCAAGAGGAAATCCGGTGATTGCAGCCGCCCGGCTGGCAAAGTCTCCGCTTTCTTTTATCCGTGCAATCTCCTCATCCATTTTTGATAAAACCGCATTTTTTACAGATTTCTGTGCTCCCAAGTCAATGCCATCCATTGTCAGCGCGCGGGAAAGCTGTATTAACAATTTGAGCGGTGCCTGCTTGCGGGACGAATCCACCCGATATGTGATAAGTTTATCCATTGCATCAAACACATCAGCATAGGCAAGATTGCGCCCAAGTGTAACAAGCTCTTTGTTAGTACCTGTTTCTGTAGGAATAATCGCTTCACTGTCACGTAAAGCATTGACCACATTCTTCACTGTATCTTCATCAAAGTACGGAAGAAATAGACTTACACTATTAAGCTCAGCATCGGAGGAAATCCTTCTTGCCAAGGGAGTACGAATCATGCGTCCCAAAAGCTGCGCAATATAAGTGTAGTCCTGCGCACTGCGGAATGACATCATCGTTTCAGCACGTGGGCAGTCCCAACCTGTGGAAAGGTTCATTTTGAAGAACACGACCTTTACATTTTCCTCGTCCTCAATTCGGGAGGCTTCAATTTGCTGAATATCAACGTCACGGACTTTAATCGTGCCGCGGTCATTGAATGTATGTACTACTTCGCCGGGCAGTAATTTGCGTCCCAGTGCTTCCTCCAGTAAATCAATGCAAGCACCCAAATCAGTATGGGTTACTTCACGCTCGTTGCCGTCCTCAACCTGAACAACAAGAATAGGATTTATCATTTTTTCGTCTTCGCGCTCACAGTAAGCTTTCCAGTGAGTGCACATTTTAAGCCAATTATCTACTGCACCTTTGAACATGGTCATATCGGCACTCAGCTGAATGTCTGGGTAGTGAATGATGATTCTGTCTTTCAAAAGCCCTGACTCACGCACTTCCTCAGGCGGAACGATGACTTTTTGAACTGTCGATGTCGTTCCAGCGATTAAGTTATCAAATCTCTGGGGTGTTGCGGTTACACCGATAACCAGGGGCATGACGCAAAGCCCGTCGTCCCTGCTTCCTTTGATGAATTTCTGCATAATGGACTGCGCCTTGTTCTCCGCCTGAACGGATGTGAATGTGCCTCTATGTGCCTCATCAATCACCACATAAAGCTGCTTTGGGTTACGTCTGGCAGTATTAGTGAGCGTCTCCCAAATAGAATACTGCCGCGTATCAGACGTTCCTGTCAGCAGCTTGTCAGAACCGAGTTTTTGTGTGTTCAGAAAATAGATGCGGCCGCCTTCAAAATACTCGGCGCTAAAGGTTGAATCGATAGTCACTAAGTCCCGCACACGGATTTTATCAGACTTGCTTTCGATTTTTAGTCGTGTTTGTTCATTGAGTTCGGGTGAATCGGAAAGCCAAATAAATACTGAATCTGGCTCACCTATGTGATCTGCACTTCCATATAGAATTTCCTCAAAAAGTGTGGTCATGATGATGGTTTTACCCGAACCTGTAGGCGCGGAAAAGGAAATCACTTGCGGGTCACGTTCGCTCCACATCAAGTGTGCCTTATTGATTTTTTCATGCAATTCGGCAAGAGCCGTTTCCTGAAATGGAAATAGTGTATCCCTCATTTACGAATCCCTCCTGCTTCCCAACACAAAGTTATCAATGTAATCGCGGTATAGTTGGTATGTGTTATTTATTTTTATGCCAGCGGTCATTTCGCGGAAAGCTTCCTCGGAGTATGTCACGAAATAGACCACTTTAATATTATCTTCTTCCGAAATCTTTTCGGCAAACTCGGCATATTTTGTTTCATCAACCAGAACTGCGAAGCCGTTCTGTGGAAGTATCAGCATCTCCGGTTCCTCATCACTGCTTATCTCCGGCCGCTGGCCAATTGCTCCGGATTTGAGCCACAGCAGCGGCAGTATCTCACGAAACTGTCGGCCAAGTGAAACACTGTTTTTATCCAAGAAGCCCAGCTTAAAGTATTCGACATTGGCAGGAAAGCCATCGCTCATGGGCCGTTTAACTTGCGATGTTACATTTATTGGACCAAGTAAGTCAGAAATCCGTGATTTAATTTCTTTGAATTTCCCCGTTTCTTTGACCACTATGTAAAAGTCTATGATGTGGTCTTGATCTTCTAACGCTTCCAGCCATGCATCAACAGCATTTACGTCGAATAAAATCGATGCTGAATGTTTCTCCGAAACAATGAATTTAGTGTCCGTTTTTACCAACGTTTGCGGTAGTTGTGTTTTTCCTTCCTTATCGCGAAGTAAAGAAACAAGCTGTTTTTTAGTACTAGTTGTTAGTTCTGTGGGATTTTCTATAAAACCAAGCTGATAGAATGAACGATCGACTTCCTTTGTTACAATCTGGTTTGTGAAATACTCTCCTGTTAGGACTGTACCGTCGTCACGTCTTCCAAGGATACTATACTTTGTCCTAGGCCAAGTTACCGAGCGGCAAATACCATGTTTTTCCCATTCAAGGTCACCGGGTTGATATCCTTTTTTTTGTAGAGCTTTTGATTCAGCATCCGATACCTCGTTATTCGTCACTAAAATGCAGCGGCGGTTACCATTATCCTCTATGTTCAGTAAATTTACCGCATGGAGCGTTGTTCCACTGCCAGCAAAGAAGTCGACAATAAGGGCGTTAGGTTTCCCTGAAACAACATGCCATAATGCATCATGAACAGCATAAAGCGATTTCGGATAAGAGAAAGTTGTATCTAGCATTGAATTGATCATTTTAGTGCCATATTCTTCAGCATTATATAATGGGTCAGTCCATATCGTTTTTGTATTTTCACTTTCGCGCTGAATATGTATTTCTATTGTTCCTGAGTTATTTACTGCTCTTAAGAATGGTAGCACTTCATCTTCATTCTTTTTGCTATATCTCCATTTTCGCTCGATACCTTGTGAATCGATAGGGTAAACATATATATAATCTCCAATTTTAACATTGGCCCCTTCAGGATGTTCGTCAAGAGGTAGAACATCACCAAACTTAACGATATTAAGTTCTGCGTCAACAATAACAGGATAAAATGTGGTTGCTCGAGCCGTCTGGCTTCGTTTTGACTGATTTCCCCATTTTCTAAAATTACTAATCTCACCACCCAAATGACTTTTTTTATAAATCTCGCTCGTTTTTGAAACTACAAATATTGCTGTTTCATGAGTAACTGCAAATTTTTCTCCTTGTGTACCTCTAGGATTATGTTGAATAGGCACTGAAAATAGTTTTCTATCAGGGAATATTTCATTAAGGAGCATAGTAAGATGAGCGTGTTCATTATCATCAATAGTAACAATCAAAACACCATCATCGGCAAGAATTCTCTTTGCAATCCTCAGCCGTTTTTGCATCATTGAGAGCCACTTACTGTGACGCCAATTATCACTGGAATCTACATAGTCATTATTGTATTTCCAATCCCGGGCACCTGTGTTGTATGGTGGGTCAATATAAATACAATCAACTTTCTTAGGGTAGAGATATTCCAGTAACTGAAGAGCGTGGTAGTTGTCTGCTTCAATGAGAGTATGCCATAAGCTACTATCAGGCGCATTCTCTACAGAAGCAATCGGCTGGAGCATGGGAAATATCGGTTCGCCGAACTGAGCAACCGAAACCAGCTCCGTAAGCGGGATGGTCAAAGTATCGCCTGTTGCCTTGTTACGGCAAAGGGCGGTATCACCATCTAGTTTCACCACTGTGTAAATATCATTGATGTGTCCAGTTTTCCGTGCAACGGTTGAACCACGTTTAACAGGAACATCGTAAAGCGGCGTGCACTCAGGGATGTGCTCCTCGAATACAAGTCCGAATTTTTTATTTTTAGATAGGCGGGCAAATTCCTGTTCCAATCGACTACGTAAAGATGCGTCAGGGATTTGTCGCAGTAAATCATTGATTGCAGCCATACTTTAGCTCCTCCTATGCTTAATCATTCGATTCATACTTGCTCCACGAACGGCCGAAAAGCTCATTTCCGTCCGACAATCGCAAAACTGCCGTAGTTTCTAAAATCTCATGTGCCTTTGCGGTCGTAGAATCAGCCTTATCAAATGCAATGAAAATCTGTCGTCCACTGTCCATATAACGTTCCAATATGTGTTCCAGATGTATATCCTCAATACGCTTAAGAATATTGGAATCATGAATGAGTGCTGGAATCGGGCGTAATTCAAGTACACTCAAATCATATATCACAAGGCTCTTGAACGCAGTACCTTCACTGGTATTACCGGGCGTTCCAAAAAAGATGTCCTTTTGCGGTGTGATTTGCAAAAGAGGCGCTGTTTCCTGTTGCTCGGTCACAACACCGTTTATTAATTCCATGCGCATATTGATGGCGTCTTGTATCTCTTCCAGCTTTTCGGTTTGCTGTTGTAATAGTTCTGCCAGCCTATGCTCTGCTTCGGCGCGGGCTTCCTGTAATTCTTTCTGGTGAATCAGCTCAGCGGTTTCTTCTTCAAGCCTGTCAATGCTTTTTGACACGTTGACACATTGAGAGAGCACTCGTTCCGACATCTCCTTTGCCAAACCGGACTCCTCGA from Heliomicrobium modesticaldum Ice1 encodes the following:
- a CDS encoding DEAD/DEAH box helicase, coding for MRDTLFPFQETALAELHEKINKAHLMWSERDPQVISFSAPTGSGKTIIMTTLFEEILYGSADHIGEPDSVFIWLSDSPELNEQTRLKIESKSDKIRVRDLVTIDSTFSAEYFEGGRIYFLNTQKLGSDKLLTGTSDTRQYSIWETLTNTARRNPKQLYVVIDEAHRGTFTSVQAENKAQSIMQKFIKGSRDDGLCVMPLVIGVTATPQRFDNLIAGTTSTVQKVIVPPEEVRESGLLKDRIIIHYPDIQLSADMTMFKGAVDNWLKMCTHWKAYCEREDEKMINPILVVQVEDGNEREVTHTDLGACIDLLEEALGRKLLPGEVVHTFNDRGTIKVRDVDIQQIEASRIEDEENVKVVFFKMNLSTGWDCPRAETMMSFRSAQDYTYIAQLLGRMIRTPLARRISSDAELNSVSLFLPYFDEDTVKNVVNALRDSEAIIPTETGTNKELVTLGRNLAYADVFDAMDKLITYRVDSSRKQAPLKLLIQLSRALTMDGIDLGAQKSVKNAVLSKMDEEIARIKESGDFASRAAAITGFPLGTLIFEYGDNAYSFDETTQTMTVSEFDISRHFEQAGKLLGEGLHKEYWIRHSTRDHIDIKKEIIVLTSDTDAMERIDTYAEKEFINLYENNKRAIAKLNEARKIVYERLINASAQPIAVPWVLPDSIDFSVSDDSIKLEQHLFCSEDGIFQATLNPWESGVVAEELNNGAVCWLRNLDRKKWSLEIPYEVGGITTSMFPDLVIVRADAQGYIFDILEPHDPSRKDNYPKAVGLAKFAEKHWDVFGRIQLIRQKRGVDGRDHFYRLDMSKTPVRNRVRGITSNEELDRIFDENAERED
- a CDS encoding site-specific DNA-methyltransferase — encoded protein: MAAINDLLRQIPDASLRSRLEQEFARLSKNKKFGLVFEEHIPECTPLYDVPVKRGSTVARKTGHINDIYTVVKLDGDTALCRNKATGDTLTIPLTELVSVAQFGEPIFPMLQPIASVENAPDSSLWHTLIEADNYHALQLLEYLYPKKVDCIYIDPPYNTGARDWKYNNDYVDSSDNWRHSKWLSMMQKRLRIAKRILADDGVLIVTIDDNEHAHLTMLLNEIFPDRKLFSVPIQHNPRGTQGEKFAVTHETAIFVVSKTSEIYKKSHLGGEISNFRKWGNQSKRSQTARATTFYPVIVDAELNIVKFGDVLPLDEHPEGANVKIGDYIYVYPIDSQGIERKWRYSKKNEDEVLPFLRAVNNSGTIEIHIQRESENTKTIWTDPLYNAEEYGTKMINSMLDTTFSYPKSLYAVHDALWHVVSGKPNALIVDFFAGSGTTLHAVNLLNIEDNGNRRCILVTNNEVSDAESKALQKKGYQPGDLEWEKHGICRSVTWPRTKYSILGRRDDGTVLTGEYFTNQIVTKEVDRSFYQLGFIENPTELTTSTKKQLVSLLRDKEGKTQLPQTLVKTDTKFIVSEKHSASILFDVNAVDAWLEALEDQDHIIDFYIVVKETGKFKEIKSRISDLLGPINVTSQVKRPMSDGFPANVEYFKLGFLDKNSVSLGRQFREILPLLWLKSGAIGQRPEISSDEEPEMLILPQNGFAVLVDETKYAEFAEKISEEDNIKVVYFVTYSEEAFREMTAGIKINNTYQLYRDYIDNFVLGSRRDS